A window of Pirellula sp. SH-Sr6A contains these coding sequences:
- a CDS encoding sigma-70 family RNA polymerase sigma factor has translation MFDGLLDFDDDLPRSADDLDGLRKLSLEEEGDDLGDTVVDVVVPEDQVQLESDDDLLSGMDEIETWSDDPVRMYLTQMGEIPLLTRQEEIRLAKKIEVTRRRFRTKLLECDYVVQYAFKILKRVHTGELPFDRTVQVSVTDRLEKDQILGRLPHNLKTLDVLLKRNRRDYRNALSKSVPERKRLEAWQSLARRRRKAVRLIEELGLRTQRIEAMISVLERLSQRVDEILHDLATLKSHQVAPSQVAQLKREYRQILVATQETPSSLRNRVAMVKKVFTEYQRAKKQLSEGNLRLVVSIAKKYRNRGLSFLDLIQEGNAGLMRAVDKFEYRRGFKFCTYATWWIRQAITRAVADQSRTIRIPVHMVETMSRVRNVSRQLLQELGREPTLEETARRAETTIEEARRVLAMSRYPISLDRPVGNSEDSQFGDLLPDGTAESPAIGAGQEMLRLRINSVLKTLSYREREIIKLRYGLGDGYSYTLEEVGHIFKVTRERIRQIEAKAVRKLQQPSRSQELVGFLD, from the coding sequence TTGTTCGACGGCCTGTTGGATTTCGATGATGATTTGCCTCGCAGCGCTGACGACTTGGATGGTCTTCGCAAGCTGTCGCTTGAGGAGGAAGGTGATGATCTGGGCGATACGGTTGTCGATGTCGTAGTACCAGAGGACCAAGTCCAATTGGAGAGCGATGATGATTTGCTCTCCGGAATGGACGAAATCGAAACTTGGTCGGACGACCCGGTTCGGATGTATTTGACGCAGATGGGAGAGATCCCGTTGTTGACCCGTCAAGAAGAGATCCGGCTGGCGAAGAAAATCGAAGTCACCCGACGACGATTCCGCACCAAGCTGCTCGAGTGCGATTATGTGGTCCAGTATGCCTTCAAGATTCTCAAGCGTGTTCATACTGGCGAACTGCCATTCGATCGCACGGTCCAAGTCTCGGTCACCGACCGGCTTGAAAAAGACCAGATTTTGGGACGGTTGCCGCACAACCTTAAAACGCTCGATGTCCTTCTCAAGAGGAACCGTCGCGATTACCGCAATGCTCTGAGCAAGAGTGTTCCGGAAAGGAAGCGTTTGGAGGCTTGGCAATCCCTGGCGAGACGCCGGCGGAAAGCGGTCCGTCTTATTGAAGAACTAGGGCTGCGCACGCAGCGCATCGAAGCGATGATCAGCGTTCTCGAACGTTTGAGCCAACGCGTCGATGAAATCCTCCATGATTTGGCGACCCTCAAATCGCACCAAGTGGCACCTTCTCAGGTGGCGCAGCTGAAGCGAGAGTACCGCCAGATTTTGGTTGCAACCCAGGAGACTCCATCCTCGCTTCGCAACCGCGTCGCGATGGTGAAAAAGGTCTTCACCGAGTACCAGCGAGCGAAGAAGCAGCTTAGCGAAGGCAATCTGCGGCTCGTCGTCTCTATCGCGAAGAAGTATCGAAACCGCGGTCTCAGCTTCTTGGATCTGATCCAAGAAGGAAACGCAGGTTTGATGCGAGCGGTGGACAAGTTCGAGTATCGACGGGGCTTTAAGTTCTGTACGTATGCGACTTGGTGGATCCGGCAGGCGATCACGCGCGCCGTAGCGGATCAAAGCCGAACCATTCGAATTCCGGTTCACATGGTGGAAACCATGTCCCGCGTTCGCAATGTTTCCCGCCAATTGCTGCAGGAGCTTGGCCGCGAACCGACCCTCGAAGAAACAGCACGACGGGCCGAAACAACGATCGAAGAAGCGCGACGTGTGTTGGCGATGAGCCGATACCCCATTTCGCTCGATCGACCGGTTGGCAATAGCGAAGACAGCCAATTCGGGGACTTGCTCCCAGACGGCACAGCCGAAAGCCCAGCGATCGGCGCGGGGCAAGAGATGTTGCGATTGCGAATCAACTCGGTCCTCAAGACCCTGAGTTACCGTGAACGCGAGATCATCAAGCTTCGATACGGTCTAGGCGATGGCTACAGCTACACGCTCGAAGAAGTCGGACACATCTTCAAAGTGACGCGAGAACGTATCCGTCAAATTGAAGCCAAAGCGGTTCGCAAGTTGCAACAGCCCAGCCGTTCGCAAGAACTCGTCGGCTTCCTCGACTAA
- a CDS encoding acetate/propionate family kinase, with protein MDDRTSMEPIDHQNVLVLNVGSTSLKYAVVEPLSGNKTQRGLVDRIGQQDGEAPNYEAAIEQMLAQVDFRSIGSIGHRVVHGGSFFPATTRVTSDAIAALRLLDPLAPLHNPPARQVIEWMWNRFPSLPAAMVFDTAYFAKLPEMATRYAVPDNWYREYGIRRYGAHGTSHEFAIQRALETMQRELPTAIGPRRILSLHLGGGSSITASLDGVPIDTSMGFTPLEGIAMGTRSGDIDPGAIFYMQRQPGWNPDKVESALLRDSGMRGLCGDSDMRTIEARADAGDPNATLAIDHYVRRIQKCMGGYAVLMGGIDAIVFTAGIGENSPRIRRSVMDRFRWLGFELDEKQNVAPNWREGIARLTPRNRSQSVFAIRTDEEWAIGRSAMSVGRVT; from the coding sequence ATGGATGACCGAACCTCGATGGAGCCAATCGATCACCAAAACGTCCTCGTTCTGAATGTGGGGAGCACCTCGCTCAAATATGCGGTCGTCGAGCCGCTATCGGGTAATAAAACGCAACGAGGACTGGTCGACCGGATCGGTCAGCAGGATGGAGAAGCTCCGAATTACGAGGCAGCCATCGAACAGATGTTAGCTCAAGTCGATTTCCGATCCATTGGCTCGATCGGGCATCGCGTAGTGCACGGGGGCTCTTTCTTCCCTGCTACAACGCGCGTCACCTCCGACGCCATCGCGGCATTACGACTCCTGGATCCTCTTGCTCCGCTCCACAACCCTCCGGCTAGGCAAGTCATCGAGTGGATGTGGAATCGATTTCCATCTCTACCTGCGGCAATGGTCTTCGATACCGCTTACTTTGCAAAGCTTCCAGAGATGGCGACTCGCTACGCCGTCCCAGACAATTGGTACCGCGAATACGGAATTCGACGCTACGGAGCGCATGGCACATCGCATGAGTTCGCGATCCAACGCGCGCTAGAAACGATGCAGAGGGAGCTCCCTACGGCGATAGGCCCTCGCCGTATCCTTTCGTTGCACCTAGGTGGCGGCTCGAGCATTACCGCGTCGCTGGATGGCGTTCCTATCGATACCTCGATGGGTTTTACTCCGCTGGAAGGGATCGCGATGGGGACCCGAAGCGGGGACATCGATCCCGGCGCGATCTTCTACATGCAGAGGCAACCAGGCTGGAATCCTGACAAGGTCGAGTCGGCACTTCTTCGCGACAGCGGCATGCGAGGACTCTGCGGAGACTCGGACATGCGAACGATCGAAGCGCGCGCAGATGCGGGCGATCCCAACGCGACCCTGGCTATCGACCACTATGTCCGCCGCATTCAAAAGTGCATGGGGGGATATGCCGTGCTGATGGGAGGGATCGATGCGATCGTCTTCACGGCGGGCATCGGTGAGAACTCTCCCCGCATTCGCCGCTCGGTCATGGATCGGTTTCGGTGGCTTGGGTTCGAGCTGGACGAGAAACAGAATGTTGCACCGAACTGGCGAGAAGGAATTGCTAGATTGACCCCTCGAAATCGGTCGCAATCGGTGTTTGCCATTCGCACCGACGAAGAATGGGCGATCGGCCGCAGTGCGATGTCTGTTGGTCGCGTTACCTAA